The DNA segment CTAAAACCGGTCAGGATTTAATCCTGTTGCGGGAAGAAACCAAACCAGAGGACATCCACGGTTTCTTCGCCGCCCAAGGCGTTTTGACCAGCCGCGGCGGTAAAACTTCGCACGCCGCGGTGGTGGCGCGCGGCATGGGCAAGGCCTGTGTCGCCGGCGCCGAAGACATCAAGGTCGATGTGCGGGCGCGACTGGCTATCGTCGGCGATATCCACATCAAGGAAGGCGATCTGATCACGATCGACGGCAGTAACGGCAATATATATCTGGGCCGAATTCCGACCATCGCCCCGCGATTCTCCGATGAACTGAAAATCTTACTCGGCTGGGCCGACGAAGTCGCCCGGCTGCGGGTCCACGCCAACGTCGACACGCCGGAAACCGCGCGTCTGGCGGTGAGTTACGGCGCCAAAGGCATTGGCCTCTGCCGCACAGAACGCATGTTCAACGCCGCCGACCGGTTGCCGCTGGTAGTCGACATGATCCTGGCCCACAACACCGAAGAGCGGGAAGCGGCGCTGGCCAAACTATTCCCGATCCAGCGCGACGACTTCGAACAATTGTTCGAAGCGATGTCGCCGCACCCGGTTACCGTCCGCTTGCTGGACCCACCGATGCACGAGTTCCTGCCCAACGAACACCAATTGACCGACGAACTGGACGCGCTGAAACATTACCTGACCATCGTCAAGGGCCAACGGGTGACGCTGGACACCTTGACCAATGCCGGCGACCTGCCGGCGCCGTTCAACCGGTTGAACGAAGACGTGATCCTGGAAGCGATCGCCAAGAAGCAGATGATGCTGGACAAGGTGCTGGAGCTCTACGAAGTCAATCCGATGCTGGGCCACCGCGGCGTTCGCCTGGGCATGAGCTATCCGGAAATCTACAAGATGCAGATCCGCTCGATTTTGGAGGCGGCGGCGCGTTGCATCAAACAACGGATTCCGGTCGAGCCGGAAATCATGGTGCCGCAAGTCATCACGGCGCAAGAACTGAAAAAGGTGAAAGGCTACGTCGACGAAATCCAGAACGAGGTCGAAAGCCAGTACAAGATAAAACTGAACTTCAAATTCGGCACGATGATCGAAACGGTCAGGGCCTGCACCCGTGCCGACCGCTTGGCGGCGACGGCCAGCTTCTTCTCGTTCGGCACCAACGATTTGACCCAGGCCACCTTCTCCTTCTCGCGGGAAGACGCCGAAAACAAATTCCTGCCCTTATACGAAGAATCCGGCTTGTTGGAAGACAACCCGTTTGAAACGCTGGATATCGAGGGCCTCGGCAAACTGATGAAAATGGCGGTGGATTTGGGCCGACAACAACGCCCGGATTTGAAAATCGGCATTTGCGGCGAACACGGCGGTCATCCACGTTCGATCCGTTTCGTCCATAACTTGGGCTTGAACTACGTCTCCTGCTCGGCGCCGCGAATTCCGGTGGCCAGGCTGGCGGCTGCCCACGCCAAACTGCTGGAAAATAAGCCAATATAAGCCGACGCAGCCGGCGCCAAAAACCAGGCGCCGGCCGCTTCGCTGTTTATTCCCGGTAACGTCCGACCCGGTTCCGCCCCGAAGCCTTGGCGTCGTACAAGGCTTGGTCGGCACGATACAGCAAGCTATCGAAGGCTTGATCGTGGCCCGGAATGATGGTCGCCACGCCGAGACTGATCGTCACAAACTCGGAAATCTTCGAATCCGGATGCGGCATCCGCATGTTTTCTACCGCTTTCCGCAGGATTTCCGCCAACACCAGGATTTGGTCGGCGTCGCATGCCGCCACCACACAAAACTCTTCGCCGCCGTAACGGGCGATCAAATCGCCGGGCCGGCGAAAAAACCGTTTCAAGGTTCTTGCCACCTGCCGCAAACACTGGTCGCCTTCCAAATGCCCCAGATTGTCGTTGTAGGATTTGAAAAAATCGATGTCAATCATAATCATCGACAATGGGTATTGATGCCTTAACGCCCGTTTCCACTCGCGCTTGACGAAAGCGTCGTAGTAGCGCCGATTCGGCAGTAATGTCAGCGAATCCAAATAGGCCAATTGCAGCCGGCTCTGGGCTTTGTCCAGTCGTTTGCTCAGCCGAGCTTGCGCCAAATACGACAACAACAACACAATCAAACCGATCAGCGCGACGATAGCATGCGTGATCACCAAATGCTCCACCCGCTCGTTGACGAAACTATCCAGGCTGGAGGCCGGTATATTCACGCTGACGCCGCCCCGCACGTCGCCCAGCGTATATCCGTCCTGATCGTGGCATTTCAGGCATTCCGGTTCGACCAGCAACGGCGCCATATAGCGGTAAAACGGTTTACCGTCGATCATGCCGGACCCGCTGACGCTTTTTTGGCCTTGCTTGAACGCAGCCATCGCTCCGGCCTCCCAACTATCCGGTTTGTTCTCCGGCCGCAGTGGTTCGGTACTGGTGATATGGAAGTTGATACCGCTTTGACTCTGGCTCATTTCCGCCAACTGCCGGGTCATGAATGCCGGATTGATCAAAGTCAGCTTGACGCCTTCCTTGGTTTCGACATCGCGGTTGGGCACTTTCAAATAAGGATTGGGTTGCGTGCCTGGATCGATCGGAACGTACACGCCGCCGTGCGAGGCATTCCACTTTCTGACCAGCACAATGTGATCGAAAAACATTTCGGCCTGACGGGTGGCGATATTTTGCGCGTACTGTTTGGTGTCCATTACTTGCTGGTATAGGTTCAGGCTAAGCAGCATTAGCCACAGAACCGCATAAACCAGGAACGTAATCCGTCTCATCAATTGCCTCAAAAAATACTTGCCACCACGCCGTGCTCCTCACCGGCCGCGTATCCAACAACCACACTATGGCGCCCGTGGAAGCGCTGTCACATCATATCAGCAGACAACTTCGATATGAATTGAAATGGCCTGTTGATGCTGGCACTATAAACAAGCCGGACGCCCAAATGAATGAACCTTATCACTCTTCCAGCAAATGACAGAATCAGAACGTATCAGCCACGCGGAACACGACCACAACCAATGCATTCGAAAAGCGATAAGTGTAGCGGAACAGCTTTGCTTGTCACGCGGCGTGCAGTTAACCCCGATCCGGCACAAAATTCTGGAGTTGATTTGGAACAGCCACAAGGCGGTCAAAGCTTACGATCTGCTCGACCAAATCCGCCCGGTCAACGATGCCGCCAAACCGTCAACCGTCTACCGGGCGCTGGATTTTTTACTGGAACAAGGCCTGATTCACCGAGTGGAAAGTCTGAATGCTTTCGTCGGCTGCCATTGCTCCGGCACCCAGCACGACCAACTCTTGCTGATCTGCACCGCCTGCCATACCGTAGAAGAGCGCGCCGCCCCAAACGTACTGAGCGCGCTGGAGGTGGAATTGACCACTGCCAACTTCGTCCCGCAGCGGAAAACCATCGAGATACACGGATTGTGTAAATCCTGTAAACCTGCTTAGACCAGCGCGTCAGAAAAAGCCGACAAACATTGACCTGGGTCAATGCTTTTATCGGCTAAAGCCCTAAACTGCAGCCATGTCGAACGCTTTCCTACCGTCGACATGATCCTCTTGAAAGATAGATGCCTGGCGGGTGAGTTTACTCTCCCGCCTTTTTTTTGCCGCGCGATCCTCCTATAATCGCCGCCCTACCCACTCCAAACCACCCGCATGCTCAGCGACAGCCAAAAACGCCTGCTCCAACAAACCGGAGACGAGTTGCAGGACATCGGCGAACACCGTTTTTGCGAGCTGTGTCGCCATCCGCAGCAAATCGAATCGACCGCCGACAACGAGTTGATCGCCTTTTTGAAAGTCGCCAACGCCCTCTACCGCGGCGGCGAACCGGCGATCAGCGACAGCGACTACGATTTCGTGTTTCTGGCCGAACTGAAACAGCGCCACCCAGAACATCCATTGCTGCACGAAGTGGAGCCGGAACCGGCCTTCGCCGGTAAAACCGTCGATCTGCCGGTGATGATGCTATCGACCGACAAGGCCTACAGCCGCGACGAAGTCGAACGCTGGGCGGCGCGCATCGAAAAAGCGGCGGAAGAACTGGGCCAGAACTTTGCCGAGCTGCAATTCAAGATCACGCCAAAACTGGACGGTTACGCCGCCTACGACGACGGCCGCATGCTGTATACCCGCGGCGACGGCCGCAAAGGCCAGGACATCAGCCGCGTGTTCGAGCGCGGCCTGCAAGTTGCCAACCAAGGCCAGCGCGGCCTGGGCGCCGGCGAAATCGTGGTCAGCCGCAGTTATTTCGATCGGAACCTGGCCGACTTTTTCGACAACCCGCGGAATTTTCAGGCCAGCGTGATCAAGGAAAAAGAGCTGGACGAACACGCCCAACAAGCCATCAACGACCATGCCGCGGTATTTTATCCGTTTGCGTTACTGCCGGCCTGGACCGGCGCCTGGGCCGAATTGATCGCCGACTTCGAGAGCCACGTCAAAACCATCTGGCATAAAGTCGACTACGACGTCGACGGCGTGATTCTGGAAATCGCCGACGAGGGATTGAAAACGTATTTAGGCGCCACCCGCCACCACCACCGCTGGCAGTTGGCGTACAAGGAAAATTTGGAAACCGCCGAAGTCAGAATTTTGCATGTCTTGCCGCAAACCTCGCGCTCGGGCCGGATTACGCCGGTCGCCGAGCTGGAACCGACCCGACTCAGCGGCGCCCTGCTGTCGCGGGCGACGGCCCACCATTACAAAATGGTGCTGGACAAGGGCATAGGTCCCGGCGCGCTGATCCGCCTGGCACGTTCCGGCGAGGTGATTCCGAAAATCGAGGCGGTCATCCGCCCGGCCGAACCCGACATCCCCGAGGCCTGTCCCAGTTGCGGCCACGCCTTGATTTGGGATAACGACTACCTGCTTTGCCCGAACAATCTGGCTTGTCCGGCACAAATCAGCAACAGCATGGAGCATTTCTTCAGGGTATTGAAAAACAACGACGGTTTCGGCGCCGCCAGCATCAAACGTCTGTACGAACACGGTATCCGCCGCGTCGACCAAATCTACGCCCTCAGCGCCGAGCAATTCGAAGGCATGGGCTTCGGCCCGAAACAATCGCAAAATCTGGTCGACCAGTTGTTGCGCAGCCGGCGCGAAGCGGTCGAAGACTGGCGCTTCCTGGCCGCGTTCGGCGTGTTCCGCATGGGCTTGGGCAATTGCGAACGTTTGCTGGCCCACTACCCCCTGCAAGCTATCTTCGAATTGAGCGAAGCCGATATCGTCGCGATCGAAGGCTTTGCCGAAAAAACTGCCGCCGTGATTACCGAAGGCTTCGCCAATATCAAACCCTTGTTCGATAATTTAATGGCGCTGGGATTTAACTTACAGGCCAGTCAGGCGCAACCCGACGAAAACGCGCACCCGTTGGCCGGCAAAACCCTGGTATTTACCGGCACTTTGCACAGCGGCAGCCGCGATGAGCTTAGCAAACAAGCCAAAGCCAAGGGCGCCAAAGTCGGTAGTTCGGTATCGGCCAAGACCGACTATCTGGTGGCCGGCGACAATGTCGGCGCCAACAAAACCAACGCCGCCCGCGAAAAAGGCGTCGAGGTAATCAGCGAGCAGGAATTTCTGGCCTTGCTAAACGGAGACACAGCATGAGCCGGCCGATCGTATTGTGTTTTTCCGGCCACGACCCCAGCGGCGGCGCCGGGATTCAAGCCGATATCGAAGCCATCGCCAGCCACCGCTGCCACGCCGCCAGCATCGTCACGGCACTGACCGAACAAGACAGCCGCAACGTCAAAAAGCTGATTCCGCAGCGCGCGGAGGATATTCTCAGCCAAGCCGAAACGCTGTTAAACGACTTCACAGTTGCCGCCTGCAAAATCGGCCTGATCGGCGACGCCGAAGTCGCCAGAGCGATTGCCCAGGTATTGCGGCAATATCCGACCGTTCCGGTGGTACTGGACCCGGTGCTGGCTGCCGGCGGCGGCACCGAGTTGGCCGGCCGGCAGTTGATAGACGTCATCGTCTCCGAACTACTCCCGCTCACGACCTTACTCACCCCCAACAGCGATGAAGCCCGCCGCCTCTCCGGTCAAACCGATCTGGCCGACTGCGCGCGCTGGCTGCAACAGCGCGGAGCCGAGTACGTGCTAATCACCGGTACCCACGAAAACTCCGAGCTGGTACACAACCGTTTATACATGCCCGACGGCCTCAACCAAACCTTCAATTGGGAACGCCTGCCCCACCACTACCACGGCTCCGGCTGCACGCTGGCTAGCACGATTGCCGCGTTGCTGGCCCAAGGCCTGGACATGTTCACCGCCGTCAGCGAAGCCCAGGAATTTACCTGGCAATCCCTGGCTGCGGCCTACCTGCCCGGAACAGGCCAACATCATCCGGACCGGCTATTTTGGGTGGAGACATGAAGTTTCCCGGCAGAGGCCTGTACGCCATCACCCAACCGGACGGCAAATCCATTGCTCAAGTCGTCGCAGACGTTGAAGCGGCGTTACGCGGCGGTGCCGCCGTGATTCAATACCGCGACAAAAATCCGCTGGATGCCGGCAAACTGGCCGCCGAGCTGTTGGCCGTTTGCCACGCGCACCAGGTGCCGTTATTAATCAACGACAGCGTCGAATTGGCGCTGGCGGTTGGTGCCGACGGCGTGCATTTGGGCCGCGACGACGGCGACCTGGCGGCCGCCAGGGCCGCATTGGGGCCCGACGCGATCATCGGCGTGTCCTGTTACAACGACATCGGCAGAGCGACAGCGGCCGTCGCCGCCGGCGCCGATTACGTGGCCTTCGGCCGCTTTTTCCCTTCCGGCTCCAAGCCATTGGCCGCGCCGGCCGAAATCGGCACGCTAGAAATAGCCAAGCGCAGTTTGCAAGTCCCTATCGTCGCGATCGGCGGCATATTGCCGGAAAACGCTGGACAGCTATTGGCAGCCGGTGCAGACTTACTCGCCGTCATCGGCGGCGTATTCGACGGCGACCCGTTCGCAGCCGCGCGCCGTTTCCAGGCATTGTTCTAATTTTTGCGGAGGCCGCCATGCCAGACCATGTCTACCAAAAAATCGAATTAACCGGCTCGTCCACTGTCAGCATCGAAAACGCGGTGGAAAACGCCGTGGCCAAGGCCGGCGAATCGGTGGCCAATATGCGTTGGTTCGAAGTAATCGAAACCCGCGGCCATATCGCCGACGGCAAAATCGCCCACTGGCAAGTCACGATCAAAGTCGGTTACACGCTGGACTGAACTGCCGGTTATGGACGCCTTTCTGCAAGCCGCGATCGCCGAAGCCGAAGCCGGTTTGGCGGAAGGCGGCATCCCGATCGGCTCGGTGCTGGTTTATCAGAATCGTATCATCGGCCGCGGCCATAACCGCCGGGTGCAACAGGGCAGCGCCATTCTGCACGGCGAAATGGATGCGCTGGAACATGCCGGCCGCTTACCGGCCCAGGTCTACCGCGACAGCGTGCTCTACACCACCTTGTCGCCCTGCGCGATGTGCAGCGGCGCGATTTTGCTATACGGCATCCCGCACGTCGTAATCGGCGAGAACCAAACCTTCGTCGGCGAAGAAGAATTACTGCGCCAACGCGGCGTAAGGCTGGAAATAATCCAAGACCAGCGCTGCATCGAATTAATGCGGGATTTCATTGCCGCCCGTCCCGAACTCTGGAACGAAGACATCGGCGTCTAAGCCTCGCCTAACGCCGGGCGGTCAAAGCCTCGCGCTCGCGTTTCAACAACTCGGCTTTGCGTTCGATTCCCCAGCGGTAACCGGCCAGTTTGCCGTCGCTGCAAACCGCCCGATGGCACAGACACCGCCTGCCCCGCCGGCGACCAGCACGGCCCCCAAAGCACAACTGCCGACGGCATAGCCGATGCCGTAGCCGTTCCGGGCGATTCTCGGCGACGGGCTAGACACCGCTAAACCGAATGTAGCGCCGCAACGGTGAACCGGCAGTCCAGACGAAGGCTTCGGTGTAGTAGTGCATCAAGGCCAGATAACCGATCAGCCCCAAGGTAACCGCCTTGTAGACCTGCGTCGCGAACAGGGTTTGTAGCAACAGATTCACCAAGTCGTCGCCGTAAGCCTGCAACAGGTAAGTCAACATAAACGATAACAGCGGCAATACCACCGCCGCCGGAATCCGGCAACTTGCGGCTACCCGGAACAATGCGTTTTCCGGGCGGATGCCGTGGCGGTTGACGTCGTGGGTCACGTAAAAACTATAGGCGGTAATGTCATGCACCAGGCGCGGCATCAAAATCGCCAAAAAGTAATATTGCTGGCTGTAGACGTAACAACTGGCGACCACCAACAAGGTATTCGCCCACAAAAAATACCAGCCCAAACGGTTCGATACATAGCGTTGGCACACCAGCGTAGAAATACACAAGGCCGCAGTCAGCAATACCGCAACCTGCAACACCCGGGCGGCTTGTTCCGGCTCCAGGCTGTTGTGCATGAAGATGCCGATATAGGTAAAGATTCCGGCGCTGACGCTGAGCCACAATTGCAGATAAAACAACCGGTTCGGCAAACGGCAAACGGCCTTGGCGACGCCGTGCTGTTGTTTCAACACGTGGTAAACCGTCCAGCAGGCGCTGATCAGATACAACACCCGATACGGAATGAACAGGCTGCCGACCCCGAAAAACAACACGATAAAGCCGGTCATGCCGATCAGCTTGTTTTTGTAAGTCGCCAGATACTCGGTGTGGCTGGCCAGCAGTAAATTACTGGCGATGATATGCGGTGTGCCGAACAAGACTTGGAACAACAGGAAATGGCTGGGACTGGTCGGCAAGGCTTCGCGCAAGGCGTGGTCGAATCCGGCGCTATCCAGCCACACCAGCACCAAACTCAGCGGTACGATGGCGTACAAACCGAGCAGAAAACGGAACGACACCGCCATCGGCCGGGCTATGTCGGGTTGGGGGTTGGTCAGGCTTACTGTCGCCACGGTGCCACCTATCGTTATTATTTTGGGCAGCCGTTATTATCGCTATTTTGCCCCGCGACTCAATACGCTTGGTTTTTCCGGCGGTTAAGCGTTACCGCGCTTGCCTTGCAAGCCGCCGGTATGCATCGCAACGATACGATGCCCGACCGGAAAATAGCCGCGCGCGATCAAGTCGTATAGCGCATATAGCAATTTACCGGTGTAAACCGGTTCCAGCTCGATAGCGTGCCGACGTTGAAAATCTACGATGAAATCGAGCAATTGCGGGGTGGTCTTGGCGAAGCCGCCACAGTGGTATTCGGTCACAATCCGCCATACGGCATCGTTGGCAGCGCCGCCAGCATCCAACAAGGACTGGATGTCTTCGATCAGGAATTCGCCGCCTTTCAGCGCGGCGACGCCGATCAATTCGGTGCCGGGCGGCGCAGCGCCGATCAAACCCGCCAACATGGTGCCGGTGCCGCAGGCAAC comes from the Methylomonas sp. EFPC3 genome and includes:
- the ppdK gene encoding pyruvate, phosphate dikinase, coding for MTAQYSYSFNTGDGKNKALLGGKGANLCEMTQMGFNVPPGFVITTQTCLSYLEQKRLPDGLMDEVRAQISEIERVTGKHFGGASDPLLVSVRSGSAISMPGMMDTILNLGLNKQTLAGLIEETSDPRFAYDAYRRFIQLFGKVALGIEDEKFDTHFNNVKRAAGIKADVALSADQLQEISELFLMVVHEETGRPFPEDVYQQLEIAICAVFNSWMGKRAVDYRKEFHITPDIANGTAVNIVTMVFGNMGDDCATGVGFTRNPGTGENEMYGEYLVNAQGEDVVAGIRTPKPVHEMAKEMPEQYRQLVELRNKLEAHYHEVQDYEYTIERGVLYCLQTRNGKMNAAAMVKTSIDMVAEGLISKEQALLRINPELLEQLLHPQLAPDHTNKPIATGLPASPGAACGHCVFDADTAVRLAKTGQDLILLREETKPEDIHGFFAAQGVLTSRGGKTSHAAVVARGMGKACVAGAEDIKVDVRARLAIVGDIHIKEGDLITIDGSNGNIYLGRIPTIAPRFSDELKILLGWADEVARLRVHANVDTPETARLAVSYGAKGIGLCRTERMFNAADRLPLVVDMILAHNTEEREAALAKLFPIQRDDFEQLFEAMSPHPVTVRLLDPPMHEFLPNEHQLTDELDALKHYLTIVKGQRVTLDTLTNAGDLPAPFNRLNEDVILEAIAKKQMMLDKVLELYEVNPMLGHRGVRLGMSYPEIYKMQIRSILEAAARCIKQRIPVEPEIMVPQVITAQELKKVKGYVDEIQNEVESQYKIKLNFKFGTMIETVRACTRADRLAATASFFSFGTNDLTQATFSFSREDAENKFLPLYEESGLLEDNPFETLDIEGLGKLMKMAVDLGRQQRPDLKIGICGEHGGHPRSIRFVHNLGLNYVSCSAPRIPVARLAAAHAKLLENKPI
- a CDS encoding hydroxymethylpyrimidine/phosphomethylpyrimidine kinase, giving the protein MSRPIVLCFSGHDPSGGAGIQADIEAIASHRCHAASIVTALTEQDSRNVKKLIPQRAEDILSQAETLLNDFTVAACKIGLIGDAEVARAIAQVLRQYPTVPVVLDPVLAAGGGTELAGRQLIDVIVSELLPLTTLLTPNSDEARRLSGQTDLADCARWLQQRGAEYVLITGTHENSELVHNRLYMPDGLNQTFNWERLPHHYHGSGCTLASTIAALLAQGLDMFTAVSEAQEFTWQSLAAAYLPGTGQHHPDRLFWVET
- a CDS encoding transcriptional repressor; translation: MTESERISHAEHDHNQCIRKAISVAEQLCLSRGVQLTPIRHKILELIWNSHKAVKAYDLLDQIRPVNDAAKPSTVYRALDFLLEQGLIHRVESLNAFVGCHCSGTQHDQLLLICTACHTVEERAAPNVLSALEVELTTANFVPQRKTIEIHGLCKSCKPA
- the thiE gene encoding thiamine phosphate synthase, whose protein sequence is MKFPGRGLYAITQPDGKSIAQVVADVEAALRGGAAVIQYRDKNPLDAGKLAAELLAVCHAHQVPLLINDSVELALAVGADGVHLGRDDGDLAAARAALGPDAIIGVSCYNDIGRATAAVAAGADYVAFGRFFPSGSKPLAAPAEIGTLEIAKRSLQVPIVAIGGILPENAGQLLAAGADLLAVIGGVFDGDPFAAARRFQALF
- a CDS encoding dodecin, translating into MPDHVYQKIELTGSSTVSIENAVENAVAKAGESVANMRWFEVIETRGHIADGKIAHWQVTIKVGYTLD
- a CDS encoding diguanylate cyclase, which produces MRRITFLVYAVLWLMLLSLNLYQQVMDTKQYAQNIATRQAEMFFDHIVLVRKWNASHGGVYVPIDPGTQPNPYLKVPNRDVETKEGVKLTLINPAFMTRQLAEMSQSQSGINFHITSTEPLRPENKPDSWEAGAMAAFKQGQKSVSGSGMIDGKPFYRYMAPLLVEPECLKCHDQDGYTLGDVRGGVSVNIPASSLDSFVNERVEHLVITHAIVALIGLIVLLLSYLAQARLSKRLDKAQSRLQLAYLDSLTLLPNRRYYDAFVKREWKRALRHQYPLSMIMIDIDFFKSYNDNLGHLEGDQCLRQVARTLKRFFRRPGDLIARYGGEEFCVVAACDADQILVLAEILRKAVENMRMPHPDSKISEFVTISLGVATIIPGHDQAFDSLLYRADQALYDAKASGRNRVGRYRE
- a CDS encoding BRCT domain-containing protein; this encodes MLSDSQKRLLQQTGDELQDIGEHRFCELCRHPQQIESTADNELIAFLKVANALYRGGEPAISDSDYDFVFLAELKQRHPEHPLLHEVEPEPAFAGKTVDLPVMMLSTDKAYSRDEVERWAARIEKAAEELGQNFAELQFKITPKLDGYAAYDDGRMLYTRGDGRKGQDISRVFERGLQVANQGQRGLGAGEIVVSRSYFDRNLADFFDNPRNFQASVIKEKELDEHAQQAINDHAAVFYPFALLPAWTGAWAELIADFESHVKTIWHKVDYDVDGVILEIADEGLKTYLGATRHHHRWQLAYKENLETAEVRILHVLPQTSRSGRITPVAELEPTRLSGALLSRATAHHYKMVLDKGIGPGALIRLARSGEVIPKIEAVIRPAEPDIPEACPSCGHALIWDNDYLLCPNNLACPAQISNSMEHFFRVLKNNDGFGAASIKRLYEHGIRRVDQIYALSAEQFEGMGFGPKQSQNLVDQLLRSRREAVEDWRFLAAFGVFRMGLGNCERLLAHYPLQAIFELSEADIVAIEGFAEKTAAVITEGFANIKPLFDNLMALGFNLQASQAQPDENAHPLAGKTLVFTGTLHSGSRDELSKQAKAKGAKVGSSVSAKTDYLVAGDNVGANKTNAAREKGVEVISEQEFLALLNGDTA
- a CDS encoding nucleoside deaminase; this encodes MDAFLQAAIAEAEAGLAEGGIPIGSVLVYQNRIIGRGHNRRVQQGSAILHGEMDALEHAGRLPAQVYRDSVLYTTLSPCAMCSGAILLYGIPHVVIGENQTFVGEEELLRQRGVRLEIIQDQRCIELMRDFIAARPELWNEDIGV